The genomic window GGGGATTAGATTCCTCCCCCGAATACTCGGGGTCGGAACAAGTTTTGAATTGCGTGTTATCAAAAGACAAATTATGCACATTGTATTGAATATTTTTTAGCTCAAAGTTCTTTGAAGCAAAATAAATGGGTGCATTTAATGCTCGTGCTTTTTTTTCAAATATACCGGCTACTTCCGGCTGATATTCACCAATTATTACAGGAGTATCGGGTTTGATAATGCCTGCCTTTTCCCGGGCAATCTCCTGCAAACGCTGCCCCAGCATTGCCTGGTGGTCGTAGCTGATATTGGTTATGATACATAATTCAGGGTTTATAATGTTGGTAGAATCAAGCCTCCCGCCCAATCCAACTTCAATTAGCGCAATATCAACCTGTTGGGCAGCAAAATGGTTAAATGCCATGGCTACGGTCATCTCAAAAAAAGAAGGGTTGATCTTCTCAAAGTGCTTTTTGTTTGCCTCAACAAAATCAATCACCTCCTCCTTGCTTATTTCAGTCCCATTTATCTTAATTCGTTCGGTAAATTCTTTAAGATGCGGTGATGTATACAAACCTGTCTTGTATCCTGCCGTTTGCAGGATGGCAGATAATAAATGCGCAACACTCCCTTTCCCGTTTGTGCCGGCTATGTGAATGGATTTGAACTTGTTTTGAGGAGAATCAAGCAGGTTACAAAGAAGCTTGATATTGGTGAGACTCTTTTTATACGCTGCCGGCCCTATCCGTTGGTACATGGGCAGGCTGGTGTATAAATAATCCAGGACTTGTTTATATAGAAGCGGAGATTTTTCTTGTTGTTTACCGGATGAAGAATGAGTATGTTTTATTGACTGCATGAGTGCATGACTGCGTTTGGCGGTATGATTTGTTGCTGATTGCGAGGTAGTTTTCCATCAAGATACGATACCGTTAAAACGGGCTATAACCTTTGAATTTACTACTATTTCGGCAATTAACTATACCGTGTGTTATGCTTTCGGGCTTTATTTTTTATTTTTAGAGTCAATTGTCGCTGAATTAAACCGAACCAATTTTTCCCAATCAATCTCTCCATTTTCTTTACAGAATTCATTGGTGAATTCTTTTGTAAATTTGTTTATCATTTGTGAGTATGATTTCATAAAATCGTCATTCTTTTCTTTTGCTTTGTGTCCAAGTGGTTCAATGATTTCAGTATATAAATTTTCATTGCCAGAAATAAACTCCCAAAAACTTTGACCACAGTATTTGAAGTAATCGCCTTTGTCAGGGCGGTTTTCTCTTCCGTAGCAACAACCATTTACGGCAATAATGTTTAGTTGGGAATTACTTGTCCTTAAAGTCTTTTTAGCTGTTTTAAAATCGGCAACCATTTTTGCAATTTGCGAACTATTTCCCCAATTTGGTCCGGATTTAATATTTACAATGTATCTTCTATCGTCCTTGTCAAATTCTAAATCAATTCCAATGATTCCTGATTTTTTACCACCGTAAACTTTTTCATTGATAAAAATTGCTAAACCTTCAAGCCAATCCCCAAAAATTCCTTCTTCACTTGATGAAATATGTGCATCTACAATTCCCCTTATTATTTGTTCGGCTGTTAATACATATTTTGCTTTAAACAAGTAGGGATTTTTGTGTTTAAGAACTTGGGATAGTTTTAAACTGTCAAGGCTTTGAATACGTTTTTCGTGAAATGTCCCGATATTTTTCTCAACGTATTGCGATACGTCTTTCAGGTTTAGTTTTTTCATATTTTACTTTTGGTTCTAATAAATAAAGTTCAACAGGTTGTAATTGATTTCTCACCATTTCGCAGTATTCAGGTACAATGTCTATACCGATTGAATTACGTTTCATTCTATTTGCAACACTCAATGTTGTTCCTGAACCCATAAAGGGGTCAAGTACCGTATCGTTTTGTTTTGTAAAAAGTTTAATAAACCACTCGGGTAATTCTTCGGGAAATGCTGCACTATGGCTTTTATTATTACACTCTGTTGCCAAATGAAGAACATTAGTCGGGTATGCTTTATCGCGGTCTAACCAGTTTGAGATGTTCTTCCCAAAACCACTTCCTACTTTTGAAATATCACGTATTTTGTCTGTTTCAGAAAGATTTTTTAATCTATTTTTAGCCCAGACACCCATTGGAACCATTACTTCTTCTTGGTACATATTAAATTTTTTATCCTTATTGAATTGAAGAAGTCGTTCCCACGAATCACGAAAACGATTAGGCCATTTTCCGGGATAAGAATTTTTTTTGTGCCAAATAAACTCTTCTGTCCAAAACCAGCCCTGTTTACGCATTGCTAAAATTAACTCCATGACATATGTACTTCTCTCACCGTCAACGACCTTTTCTTTAATATTAAGTACAAAAGTTCCTGTTGGTTTCAAGACTCTCAGAAGTTGTTTGGATATTGGTAAAAACCATTCAGCGTATTTGTCAGGATGGACTCCTCCATAAGTATTCTTTCTTTGGTCAGCATAAGGAGGTGAAGTTACAATTAAGTCAACTGAATTTTCAGGAAGAAATTTTAATTGTTCTTTACTGTCGCCTTCAAATATGTCTGTTTTTATCTCCATATTTTCTGTTTCTTTATCCCACAAAATTAAGAATTTTTTTGGTTCGGTTTTTTAATTATTGATAAGTCATCAAATGTTTTTGCGTTTGTTTTTTTTAATTGCAATAATTAATTTGGTCTGTGGGAAAATTATATGGGTTATGATTAGATACCCCGGTTTTAGTAATATACCAGAACTTCTTTCAATTGTTTTCTTTTTAAATCAGGTACTTTTACATTATCTGCAGGATAGCCGACAGGTATTAACAAAAAGGGCCTTTCATTATCAGGCCTTTTCAGGATCTTGTTTAAAAAGTTCATTGGGCTGGGAGTGTGTGTCAATGCAACCAAACCTGCATGGTGAATAGCTGCTAACAAAAAACCTGCAGCAATTCCGACAGATTCTGATACATAATAATTATTTTTTATTTTCCCATTTACTTTTTCATAGGCCCTCTTAAAAACAACGATAAGCCAGGGTACAGTATCTATAAATTCTTTATCCCAGTTAGTTTGGAGCGGATTTAGGTCTTTCAGCCATTCTTCACTCATCCGGCCATGATAATTTATATATTCTTCCTCTTCAGCAGCTTTGCGTATTGCTGATTTAAGTTTTGCATCTTCAACAAGACAAAATGTCCACGGTTGTTTATGAGCGCCAGAAGGAGCGGTAGAGGCAGCCATAATAATATTTTCCATTACTTTTTTAGGTACCGGCTTGTCTGAGAAGTCTCTTACTGTTCTCCGGAGATCTATCCATTGATAAAATTCCTGACTTCTTTCAAGCATTTTATGTTCGGAATATATTTCCCTGTGATAATCTATCGTATTTGTGGGCATGTAGTTTAAATAGAAATTATCTTGATCTGATAATAAAAGTGATCTTGCCCGAAGAAGTAGGAGCAGCTACAGCATGTTGGCTTGTTCTGCTAAATGTGAGTTTTTCAACTTCCAGCTTGTATATTTTTTCAACAGCAGGGCTAACGGTTTTTTCTATTGTCCTCACAGAGATGATCTCTCCTTCGTCATCTACTTTGATCACAAACACTATTCTCCCGTTTTCGCTGGATTGATCTTTTACATTTGGCGGGCTATCCCATTCCCAGCCGGCCATATCAAGTGATCCTCCACCACCGCCTTTATTTCCGTATAAAGCTTTGGCCTCAATTTCTCCTTCAGGGTCTCCTTTATCTCCTGCTTTATCTATATTATCGCCCTGACTTGTAATGTCTGATTTATTGGTCTCCTCCTTACTCATATCGGTTTTTTGCTTTTCCTCCGCTTCGTTTTGCTCTGATGTCGTTTTTTCAGTGATCTCTTCAACCTTATCCGGGCTTTCTATATCTGTGGTTTCAACCTGGCTATCTTCATTTGTGTTTTCTTCCTGATTCTCCTCTGCATTTTGGTTTGTCTCATCCTCCGTTACTTCAGGTTGTTCCTCTGTTTGTGTTGCATCCGGCTGAACCTCTCCTGTGCCCCGTTCTTCCAGGCCAAAGTTCAATTCAATCCCATATTCAGGTATGGGCGGATAAGGGGCCTGCCACGCAGCTATGAAAAAACATAGCAGTAATATTATACCATGTATGGTGATGGTAGTGATCAGGGCGGTTCTTTTATTTTTCTTTTCTTTTATCATTTCTCTTTTTCTAATTTTTCAATAGCATCTTTGATCTCTTTTGGCATTTCAGCTTTCCTGGAATTTTTATAATCATAAATGACGACCACACCTTCTCCTTCGGCAACCAATCCCATTTTATCACTTACAATATTGTATTCCATCACAAAACTTGAACTTCCAAAAGATTTAACTCTTGCGTGTGTATTAATATTGTCCGGATAAATGATGGGTTTTAAAAATCTACATGAAGTTTCAGCAAGTATTGGGCCAACACCTGTTTTCTCCATATATTGTTGGAACCCGATTTCTTCAAAATACTTTATCCTCGCACTTTCAAAATATTTAAAGAAGACAATATTATTTACATGTCTGAACGCATCCATCTCTCCCCATGCTACAGGGATCCTTACTTTCACCGGAAAATTCATGCTGTTCTTTTTATTATTTTCTTATTAAAAAAAAGCATTAGATCCAATTCTTTTGTTGATTTTGATCGTACTTTGATTTTTTTAAGAATTTCGCCCATATTTATTACTGTTTCCCTATTCCTTTATTACCCTATTCCCTTATAATGGCTTGGTTGCAACCGAAACTTTTGCTTTGAGCTCTGTTGCTATGCTTGCCACTTTTACCAGGTACTCAACAGGGACTGATTTGTCTATATGCAACACTACCACTCCTTCTTCATCGTTTAATTCACTTTTTAATGCTTTACGTAAACTATTTAACGAGGTTTTTTTATCATTTACAAAATATTCCAAATCCTCTGTGATGGTAACACTTACCTTTTGGAAGACTATTGTCGGGCTTTTGCTTGAAGGCAGATTTACCGGCAGCCCTGAAGGCGTAATGAATGTTGTTGAAAGCATGAAGAATATTAACAACAGAAAAATCACGTCTGTCATAGAAGCCATGCTGAAGGTTACCTCTATTTTGTTTCTTGATTTTAAATCCATTGTTATAATGGTTTGATTGTTATTTTCTTTTTTGCCGACTGCCGACTGTAGACTGCTCCCGAGTACTCGGGATGGACTGCCGACTGTGGACTGCCGACTGTAGATTGCCGACTGCCGACTGCCGACTGTAGATTGCCGACTGCCGACTTTTTTTATTTAGGTTGCTGTATTAAGTCAATAAATTCAGTGGCTGTATATTCCATTTTATGTATCACGTTTTGCACCCGGGTTACCAGATAATTATAACATAAATAAGCGATAATGCCCACGATAAGGCCAAATGCTGTTGTAATTAATGCTTCATAGATGCCTGATGAGAGTAATTTGGGGCTGACTGTCCCTTCCTGCTGTGCTATTGCCATAAAGGCTTTGATCATACCAATCACGGTACCCAGGAATCCAACCATTGGGGCAGTACCTGATATGGTAGCTAAGATTGGGAGATTTTTTTCAAGTTTATAAATTTCAATTTTGCCAACGTCTTCAATAGATTCTTTAATATTTTGTAAAGGGTTACCAAGCCTTGCAAGTCCTTTTTCTATCATTCTTGCAAAAGGTGTAGCCATCTCTGCGCACAATACTTTTGCCCCGTTTATATCACCCTGCAATACCAGGTTTTTTAATTTTTCCATAAAATCAGCGGGCTCTTTTGCTGCTTTTTTTACCGTCAGAAAGCGCTCAATAAAAACATAAACAGCTATCAGTGATAAAATAAGAATGAAAACCATTATCCAGCCGCCTTTCATTAAAAGTTCCATTAATGAAATCGTTTGATCCCCGGATATGGCTGTTAGTGTATCGTTAATTGTAATTTGTAAGATCATGAGTTTTTATTATTATTTAGTAAGACATAACCCAAATAGCATTACCATATTTTGCTCTTAATCCATTCAAATTTCTCAGCGCTTTATCAAGATTATCATAATCAGCTATGGAAACTTTGTGAAGCCTGTTGCTTATATCAGGGACTATAATTTTTGCGTCCATCCCTTCAGCAAGCAGCTTATTTCTTAGCTTTAATGCATTACTTTTTATTGAAAATCCTCCGATAATAATGTAGAATTGCCCTGTTTTATTGGTTATCATGGAACCAGCTTTTGAAACAGGCCTTGTAGTAGAAACACTTGGAGTAATACTTTCTTTTGGGAGCTCTATATCTTTTTTTTGTTCTGAACGGGCATTTTCATTCACTGCTACAGAGGGTTTTTTCTCAACGGAAACTTCAGTTATTTGATCATCAGACACATCAGCCTGAACAGATCCAATTACTTCATCCTCTCTGGAAAATAAAGATGAAGTATAAGAAATCGGGTTAAAGCCGCTAAGATCAATTGAATACTCATTTTTACGATTGATATAAAAAAGTACAACAGCCGTTATAAACAAAACAACCACAATAGACGTAAGCCAGGTAATAATATTTGATCCGCTCCGTTCTTTGACTTGCTTATCCGATTTAATAACATTAAGCGCTTTTTGATGGGTTTCTAATTGTGATGCAAGAATATCTTTTTTTTCAGTAAATTTTCCATGTACATCTTCGGACTTCGTTGTTGGCAGACTAACTTTAGTTGCTTTATCAAAGGAACTTGTTGGTACGTCACCGCTTCCGGAAGCTGCTGAAGCAGCAATCTCAGGTTTTTCCCTGCTTTTACCCAATATGGTAGCAATATCTTCCCTCTCTTTTGGTAAGGAACTGGTCCGAGGGACTCCTGACTCTTCCTGAGAGGTGAAGCTTGATACCTCGCTTTCACTCACTATTGGTTGCGTGGGAGTCTTATCAATCTTTCGTTCTCTATAAATTGGTTTGAAAGACAAATCCGGTAGAGCAAAGCTGTCATTCAAATAATTAGCATCCGTAACAGGTTCAAACTGTAAATGCTTTTCAGCATTTATAAAAAAGGTTCCGAGTTGTTCAAAAACCCATTTTTTCTTTTTATTTATTTCCCCTTTAATTTTATATACAAATTCTTTTACCAAAGCAACAGTTTGTTCCTGAGATATATTTTCACTCTTTGAAATAGTATCAATTAACAACCCGTCATTTAACTTTAATTTATCATTAAAACCGATTTTTTTATAGGGTGGTCTAAACTTATTATTAATAGGATTTACTTCTGCGCTTTCATAGTTTGTAATAAATCCTCCAAAGTCGGGGATCACTACCGTATCATGATTGCTTAATAATGATTTTATGTATTTTTTAATCTCCATTGTTTTAAAATGAATAAGCTGCCCCTCCAATTACATTTATTCCCTTGGAAGGATAATACAAATACCTCTGATACGATTTTGACAAAATATTGTTCACCTCTACAAAGGTTGAAAATTTATCTGAAAACCGGTAATCAACTTTTAAATTTAGATCCAATATACTTTCTAATTTCTTAACCTCACCACTACCTGGGATTTTTGCAAATAAACCACTTATATAGTAAATATCGCTATTAAAGAAGATTTTATTCTTTAAATTATAGGTTGCCATTAAGGAGACTCTGAAATCAGGAAGATGCCAGGGTTTGTCTTTTATAAATATATCTTTCTCAGCATCCATGTTGTAACTGAAATAATCGCCATTAAGAAGTATTTTAACCCGTTCTGAAAATTGATAGCTTAGTGCAGCATGAAATGTAAATAAGTCAATATCATCGTAGATCACATCAAATTTACTGGTATCAATTGTTGCATTGATGAACAAGGGCATGTCCTGAATATTGTCAAAAGAAACATGGAGATCATAATTCAGATTTCGTAGCACATTCCCTTTGACGCCAGTGAATTTACTATCATGCAAGGTTCCTTTTAACACAAGTGAATCGTTGACAAATGGATTTTCTGATATCAGATCCCTGTACTTATTTGGCTGAATATAACCATACCAGCCTGTATAATATATTAACTTTTTACCCAATATCTCCTGCGCCATATACAGATCAGGCCTGAGAAAAAGCAACTCATTTTCAAAATTAATACTTAAACCTAATTTTAACTGCCAGGCCCTTTTTAAAAACGTATAGCTGGGATCAATAAATATAAATAATCGCTGGGTATCGGGTAAAATAACCGGATTTACAGCAAGATCAATATTTACATAACCCGAAGTGTCAAAATACTTTTTACCAATATCTAAATTCGCTTTACCAGTGGCTTTAAAGCTTATATCATCCTCTCTGAAATCATTCAGCGCATCCAAATGGTAATAGCCTACATCCGCATTAAACAATATTTTAGAAAAATAAGATGGGCGGTTGCGTAAATTGCCGGAAAATGAAATGATAGAATAACGTTGCTTAATAGTACCTTTGCCAATTTCCGGGTTTAATTTCTGATCATAGCCATAGTAATAAACAACATCCCTGTCATAATTCAAATTACCTGAAACGGTAAATTTTCTCATGAAATATTTACCATAAACGCTCAATTCATTATGAGAAGAACCTGAATTGTCAACCGGCCCGTTTTGCGAAGCCAAATGACCAATATATGTCCCGTAAGTGTATTTTTTACTTTTTTCATTATTTAAAAACAGATCAAGATAGGAGGTAAAATAGTTACCGAAACCAGCTTTTATATAATTAGCCGAAGGTTTTGTTATAGATTCACGCCTCATCTTTAATATTTTCATTTTAACAGAGAGCGGTGGTAAATCCAGTTTGAATTCTTCAAAAACATACTTCTGAGGTGTTTTTTCTACCCTAACCGGATGCAGCCCGATCTTTTCGTAATTACGGATAGCGGCAGGTAATTCAATTTTTCTATCCTTTTCAATGATTATCTCAGACGATTTGATCTCACCTTCTTCTCCCCATTGATCCTGGGAAAAACAATAGGCAGCAGGCAGCAGGCAGTAGGCAATAATTAGTGATGATATTAATATTTTAAAGCTCAAGGTTTAAAGTTTAAGGTTCAAAGTTAACAAATCAATATTCAATATTTATTATTTATTTCCATTATTCATATAATTAGGGTTTGCTGAAAAAGTCTGTAAAATCTCTTTATTTCCTTCGCTTTCCTTCGCTACCCCCTAACCCCCTAAAGGGGGAACTCCCACCCTTGCCTACTCTGGTGGTTTGAGGGTAGGCAAGTCCCCTTTAGGGGATTTAGGGGTTAATCAATTATAACCAACCCTAATCACCTATTTCCCTATTCCCTTATTTCCTTCTTTTCTCTTAACCTTCCTCCTCGCCACGCCAACCTTCGCCACCTTTTGCGTGAGCCGGGTGAGTAAAAAGTTAAACAACGGGAAGACCAGCAGCGCTACCAGGCCATTGCACAATAATTGTATGGCTGGATTGCCTCCGGAAATTTTTGCTATAAAAGGGTCTAAAAGCACCAGGATGAATTCAAACAAAAAGACGATGAACACAAAAACCACCACCTTTGCCGCTGCCACAGGAATGGCAAACCTGCCCGAAAAGAGTATGGCTATCAGCGCCAGCCCCAGCACAAGGCCGATGACGGAGAGCTGCACCAGGCTGCTTCTTGCTTTTTTTTCTGCTTCTGCCTTTGCTTTTTCTTCTGCTGCCCGTTTTTCTGCTTCGTATTGCTTCTCCATCTCATAGCGGGTGACGAGGCGGGTGATCTCTTTGGTTTTTTCTTTGTTGAAAAGAGAGTCTTTGGCTATTGCCCAGAGCTTGTGATACTCCAAAGCTTTTCTCATGGCTTCAAGCGGTGACAAGTCCCCCCTTCGGGCCTGTCCCGTACCTTTGGTCGGGAGAGGACGATGTCCAGTGGACATCGGGCCAGCATTGCGGGAGGCTGGGTGGCTCCTCTTCTCATACGCCTCCGAAAGACACTGGCAGGCTTCCATTTCTATGGGCAAGGCGCCTATCTCACTGGCAATGGCTAAGCCTTTGAGGCAGTATTCTGTTGCTGCAGACATATTTCCCATCTCTGAATACAAGACGCCAAGATTGTTTAAGCTGTTAGCTTCACCTTCCTTATCGCCTATGGCTTCTTTTATTTTTAATGAGCGCTGATAATGGTCAATGGCCTTTGGATAATCGCCTTGATCAGCAAAAACATTTCCGAGATTGTTTAAGCTGCCGGCTTCACCGTTCTTATTGCCTATGGCTTCTTGTATTTTTAATGCGTGCTGATAATGGTCAATGGCCTTTGGATAATCGCCTTGATCAACAAAAACATTTCCGAGATTGTTTAAGCTGCGGGCTTCACCGTTCTTATCGGCAGTTGCTTCGGCAATTTTTAATGAGCGCTGATGATGATCAATGGCCTTTGGATAATCGCCCTGGCGGTGATAAACATTTCCGAGATTGCCTAAGCTGCTGGCTTCACCGTTCTTATCGCCTAAAGCTTCTTTTATTTTTAATGAGCGTTGATAATGATCAATGGCCTTTGGATAATCACCCTGGCTGTGATAAACCAATCCGAGATTGTTTAAGCTGCGGGCTTCACCTTTTTTATCGGTAGTAGCTTCAGTAATTTTTAATGAACTCTGATAATGGTCAATCGCTTTGGGGTAATTACCTTTTAAGTAATATAGTGCCCCGATCGTTGAGAGGACTTTGGCTTTGCTCTTTTGGAGCCAACCTTTCATATCAAAGGAACCTTTCTCTCCGCTCGCAATGACAGTGATGATGGAGAGCGCTTTACGGGCATAGGTGAGGGCTGAGTCGGGGTGGGAGTATTTTAATTGCCAGGCGATGGCGTTGAGGAGGTTTATTTTTGTGGTGTCGTGGGTGGCGGTTTTGAGGACAGCTATTAAGCTGTCGGTTTTAGGCTGACTGAATGCTGCAAAATTAAGAGCAAAAGCGAAGGCGGTGAGAATGGTTATTTGTTGCATTTTAGTTGATTGTCATTTTTTAAGTACGAATGACAAAGTACGAAGTACGAATATTGTCATTGTCATTGTCATTTCCAACCCTTATTCCCCTATTCCTTTATTCCCTTATTGCCTTATTGCCTTATTCCCAGCAAATTCATCGGATGACCCAAACGCACAACCTGGAGAGTCATCCGATGATAACCACCCCTTGTCATAGTCATTGTCTATTGTCATATTGTCTACTGTCTATTGCCAACTGCCAACTGCATTTCCTTATTCCCTTATTTCCCTATTCCCTTATTTCCTTCTTTTCTCTTAACCTTCCTCCTCGCCACACCAACCTTCGCCACCTTTTGCGTGAGCCGGGTGAGCAAAAAGTTAAACAACGGGAAGACCAGCAGCGCTACCAAGCCATTGCACAATAATTGTATGGCTGGATTGCCTCCGAAAATTTTTGCTATAAAAGGGTCTAAAAGCACCAGGATAAATTCAAACAAAAAGACGATGAACACAAAAACCACCACCTTTGCCGCTGCCACAGGGATGGCAAACCTGCCCGAAAAGAGTATGGCTATCAGCGCCAGCCCCAGCACAAGGCCGATGACTGAGATCTGCACTAAGCTGCTTCTTGCTTTTTTTTCTGCTTCTGCCTTTGCTTTTTCTTCTGCTGCCCGTTTTTCTGCTTCGTACTGCTTCTCCATCTCGTAGCGGGTGACGAGGCGGGTGATCTCTTTGGTTTTTTCTTTGTTGAAAAGAGAGTCTTTGGCTATTGCCCAGAGCTTGTGATACTCCAAAGCTTTTCTCATGGCTTCAAGCGGTGACAAGTCCCCCCTTCGGGCCTGTCCCGTACCTTTGGTCGGGAGAGGACGATGTCCAGTGGACATCGGGCCAGCATTGCGGGAGGCTGGGTGGCTCCTCTTCTCATACACCTCCGAAAGACACTGGCAGGCTTCCATTTCTACGAACAAGGCGCCTATCTCACGGGTGATGGCTAAGCTTTTAAAGCAGTATTCAGTTGCAGTAGTTGTATTACCCATCTCTAAATACAAGATACCGAGGTTTGTTAGGCTCCCTGCTTCACCGTCCTTATCGCCTATGGCTTCTGTTATTTTTAATGAGCGCTGATAATGGTCAATGGCTTTTGGATAATCGCCCTGATCAGCAAAAACATTTCCGAGATTGTTTAAGCTGCCGGCTTCACCGTTCTTATCGCCTATGGCTTCTTTTATTTTTAATGAGCGCTGATAATGGTCAATCGCCTTTGGATAATCCCCCTGGTTGAAATAAACATTTCCGAGATTGTTTAAGCTGCGGGCTTCACCGTTCTTATCGGCAGTGGCTTCTTGTATTTTTAATGAGCGCTGATGATGATCAATGGCCTTTGGATAATCCCCCTGGCTGTAATAAACGGTTCCGAGATTGCCTAAGCTGCGGGCTTCACCGTTCTTATCGGCAGTGGCTTCGGCAATTTTTAATGAGCGTTGATAATGATCAATGGCCTTTGGATAATCACCCTGGCTGTAATAAACCAATCCGAGATTGCCTAAGCTGCGGGCTTCACCGTTCTTATCGGCAGTGGCTTCTCTTATTTTTAATGAGCGCTGATGATAGCCAATGGCTTTGGGGTAATCGCCTTTTAAGTAATATAGTGCTCCAATCGTTGAGAGGACTTTGGCTTTGCTCTTTTGGAGCCAACCTTTCATATCAAAGGAACCTTTCTCTCCGCTCGCAATGACAGTGATGATGGAGAGCGCTTTACGGGCATAGGTGAGGGCTGAGTCGGGGTGGGAGTATTTTAATTGCCAGGCGATGGCGTTGAGGAGGTTTATTTTTGTGGTGTCGTGGGTGGCGGTTTTGAGGACAGCTATTAAGCTGTCGGTTTTAGGCTGACTGAATGCTGCAAAATTAAGAGCAAAAGCGAAGGCGGTGAGAATGGTTATTTGTTGCATTTTAGTTGATTGTCATTTTTTAAGTACGAATGACGAAGTACGAAGTACGAATATTGTCATTGTCATTTCCAACCCTTATTCCCCTATTCCTTTATTCCCCTATTCCTTTATTTCCCTATTGCCTTATTGCCTTATTCCCAGCAAATTCATCGGATGACCCCAAACGCACAACCCGGAGAGTCATCCGATGATGGCCAACCCTTATTTCCCCCTTCGCTACCCCCTAATCCCGAGTACTCGGGAGAACTCCTACCCTTGCCTACTCTGGTGGTTTGAGGGTAGGCAAGTCCCCTTTAGGAGGACGATGTCCAGTGGACATCGGGCCAGCATTACGGGAGGCAGGGGTTAATCAATTATAACCAACCCTAATCACCTAATTCCTTATTCCCAATATTTCCCAATTTCACCTTTGCCGCTTCCACCGTTTCCTTGCTTGTTGATTTCTCTATGATAGAATTCAACGTAGCTTTTGCCTGGAACAGTTCATCCTGGGCAATGTAATTGTCTGCAATTAATAAGAATGCCTTATCTACCCATTTTGTATAATTTGCAAAATTTTGGTTGAGGTCAAAGAGCGTTTCAAGGGATTGTTTGTAATTGCGATCTTTATAAAGAAGTTCAGACAGTAAATATTGCGCTTCCGCTCCGTTGGCATCTTTTGCCGTATTGAGGGTGTTTACAAATTCATCCGTTGCTTTGAGATGATCACCGCTTGCGTAGGCCGCTTTACCGAG from Cytophagales bacterium includes these protein-coding regions:
- a CDS encoding bifunctional folylpolyglutamate synthase/dihydrofolate synthase, which translates into the protein MYQRIGPAAYKKSLTNIKLLCNLLDSPQNKFKSIHIAGTNGKGSVAHLLSAILQTAGYKTGLYTSPHLKEFTERIKINGTEISKEEVIDFVEANKKHFEKINPSFFEMTVAMAFNHFAAQQVDIALIEVGLGGRLDSTNIINPELCIITNISYDHQAMLGQRLQEIAREKAGIIKPDTPVIIGEYQPEVAGIFEKKARALNAPIYFASKNFELKNIQYNVHNLSFDNTQFKTCSDPEYSGEESNPQLLVCDLAGSYQIKNITTVLQTIELLNSKDFKISVLDMKTGLANVSSLTGLKGRWQVLNEAPLTICDTAHNEEGIRLVVEQIKSLNFNNLHFVLGVVNDKEIDGLLKMLPQKAFYYFCQPGIQRALDAEMLADSARKRNLKGKVVKDVNEAITQAVGRAKSDDLVFIGGSSFVIADINDL
- a CDS encoding site-specific DNA-methyltransferase; its protein translation is MEIKTDIFEGDSKEQLKFLPENSVDLIVTSPPYADQRKNTYGGVHPDKYAEWFLPISKQLLRVLKPTGTFVLNIKEKVVDGERSTYVMELILAMRKQGWFWTEEFIWHKKNSYPGKWPNRFRDSWERLLQFNKDKKFNMYQEEVMVPMGVWAKNRLKNLSETDKIRDISKVGSGFGKNISNWLDRDKAYPTNVLHLATECNNKSHSAAFPEELPEWFIKLFTKQNDTVLDPFMGSGTTLSVANRMKRNSIGIDIVPEYCEMVRNQLQPVELYLLEPKVKYEKTKPERRIAIR
- a CDS encoding acyl-CoA thioesterase, which encodes MNFPVKVRIPVAWGEMDAFRHVNNIVFFKYFESARIKYFEEIGFQQYMEKTGVGPILAETSCRFLKPIIYPDNINTHARVKSFGSSSFVMEYNIVSDKMGLVAEGEGVVVIYDYKNSRKAEMPKEIKDAIEKLEKEK
- a CDS encoding cytosolic protein, producing the protein MKKLNLKDVSQYVEKNIGTFHEKRIQSLDSLKLSQVLKHKNPYLFKAKYVLTAEQIIRGIVDAHISSSEEGIFGDWLEGLAIFINEKVYGGKKSGIIGIDLEFDKDDRRYIVNIKSGPNWGNSSQIAKMVADFKTAKKTLRTSNSQLNIIAVNGCCYGRENRPDKGDYFKYCGQSFWEFISGNENLYTEIIEPLGHKAKEKNDDFMKSYSQMINKFTKEFTNEFCKENGEIDWEKLVRFNSATIDSKNKK
- a CDS encoding nitroreductase family protein, with product MPTNTIDYHREIYSEHKMLERSQEFYQWIDLRRTVRDFSDKPVPKKVMENIIMAASTAPSGAHKQPWTFCLVEDAKLKSAIRKAAEEEEYINYHGRMSEEWLKDLNPLQTNWDKEFIDTVPWLIVVFKRAYEKVNGKIKNNYYVSESVGIAAGFLLAAIHHAGLVALTHTPSPMNFLNKILKRPDNERPFLLIPVGYPADNVKVPDLKRKQLKEVLVYY
- a CDS encoding biopolymer transporter ExbD → MDLKSRNKIEVTFSMASMTDVIFLLLIFFMLSTTFITPSGLPVNLPSSKSPTIVFQKVSVTITEDLEYFVNDKKTSLNSLRKALKSELNDEEGVVVLHIDKSVPVEYLVKVASIATELKAKVSVATKPL
- a CDS encoding MotA/TolQ/ExbB proton channel family protein, with protein sequence MILQITINDTLTAISGDQTISLMELLMKGGWIMVFILILSLIAVYVFIERFLTVKKAAKEPADFMEKLKNLVLQGDINGAKVLCAEMATPFARMIEKGLARLGNPLQNIKESIEDVGKIEIYKLEKNLPILATISGTAPMVGFLGTVIGMIKAFMAIAQQEGTVSPKLLSSGIYEALITTAFGLIVGIIAYLCYNYLVTRVQNVIHKMEYTATEFIDLIQQPK